The following coding sequences are from one Triticum aestivum cultivar Chinese Spring chromosome 5A, IWGSC CS RefSeq v2.1, whole genome shotgun sequence window:
- the LOC123105827 gene encoding NAC domain-containing protein 22-like, translating into MAMAAVASPTMEVDQDLPGFRFHPTEEELLGFYLSRVALGKKLHFDIIGTLNIYRHDPWDLPGMAKIGEREWYFFVPRDRKAGSGGRPNRTTERGFWKATGSDRAIRSTGDPKRVIGLKKTLVFYQGRAPRGTKMDWVMNEYRLPDNGAPPPQEDTVLCKVYRKATPLKELEQRAFQMEEMKQRSGGNGGYDYSGAARACPVPAAGDFYLSPSDDVQDNFLIPSSSSSSSVALSGKSSSHDAPRVAKKEADVATVTVASTSSLSQTVNVPFHLQLPAVNPPCGLQLQEANHGMSNMSSLELPAANHGLSNMSNLRVPAANQGVLDLPSLQLPAASSRGVFDWLNDPFLTQLRSPWQDQHCMSPYAHLLY; encoded by the exons ATGGCAATGGCAGCAGTGGCGTCGCCGACCATGGAGGTCGATCAGGACCTCCCCGGCTTCCGGTTCCACCCCACGGAGGAGGAGCTCCTCGGCTTCTACCTCTCCCGCGTCGCCCTCGGCAAGAAGCTCCACTTCGACATCATCGGCACCCTCAACATCTACCGCCACGATCCCTGGGATCTTCCTG GGATGGCAAAGATCGGGGAGAGGGAGTGGTACTTCTTCGTGCCGCGTGACCGGAAGGCGGGGAGCGGCGGGCGGCCGAACAGGACGACGGAGCGGGGGTTCTGGAAGGCCACGGGCTCCGACAGGGCCATCCGGAGCACCGGCGACCCCAAGCGTGTCATCGGCCTCAAGAAGACACTTGTCTTCTACCAGGGCCGCGCTCCCCGGGGCACAAAGATGGACTGGGTCATGAATGAGTAccgcctccccgacaacggcgcgcCGCCGCCCCAGGAGGACACGGTGCTGTGCAAGGTGTACCGGAAGGCAACGCCGCTCAAGGAGCTCGAGCAAAGAGCCTTTCAGATGGAGGAGATGAAGCAGAGGTCCGGCGGCAACGGTGGGTACGACTACAGTGGCGCGGCCAGAGCGTGCCCTGTCCCGGCAGCCGGCGACTTCTACCTATCGCCGTCCGACGACGTCCAGGACAACTTCCTGAtcccctcctcgtcgtcgtcgtcgtcggtggcGCTGTCTGGCAAAAGCAGCAGCCACGACGCGCCCAGGGTAGCGAAGAAGGAAGCAGACGTCGCCACGGTCACCGTCGCGTCGACGTCGTCTCTGTCCCAAACGGTGAACGTGCCCTTCCATCTGCAGCTCCCGGCCGTGAACCCACCCTGCGGCCTCCAGCTCCAGGAGGCGAACCACGGGATGTCGAATATGTCAAGCCTGGAGCTACCGGCGGCGAACCATGGGCTGTCAAACATGTCCAACCTGCGGGTACCGGCGGCGAACCAGGGTGTGCTGGACCTACCCAGCCTGCAGCTCCCGGCGGCGAGCAGCCGCGGAGTGTTCGACTGGCTAAATGACCCGTTCCTGACGCAGCTGCGCAGCCCGTGGCAGGACCAGCATTGCATGTCCCCTTACGCCCATCTGCTCTACTAA
- the LOC123105828 gene encoding NAC domain-containing protein 22 yields MAMAAVASSTMEVDQDLPGFRFHPTEEELLGFYLSRVALGKKLHFDIIGTLNIYRHDPWDLPGMAKIGEREWYFFVPRDRKAGSGGRPNRTTERGFWKATGSDRAIRSTGDPKRVIGLKKTLVFYQGRAPRGTKMDWVMNEYRLPDNGAPPPQEDTVLCKVYRKATPLKELEQRAFQMEEMKQRSGGNGGYGYSGATRACPVPAAGDFYLSQSDDVQDNFLIPSSSSSSSSSVALSGNSSSHDAPRVAKEEADVATATVASTSSLSQAANAPFHLQLPAVNPPCGLQLPAANHGMSNMSSLQLPAASQGVVDLPSLQLPAASSHGVFDWLNDPFLTQLRSPWQDQHCMSPYAHLLY; encoded by the exons ATGGCAATGGCAGCAGTGGCGTCGTCGACCATGGAGGTCGATCAGGACCTCCCGGGCTTCCGGTTCCACCCCACGGAGGAGGAGCTCCTCGGCTTCTACCTCTCCCGCGTCGCCCTCGGCAAGAAGCTCCACTTCGACATCATCGGCACCCTCAACATCTACCGCCACGATCCCTGGGATCTTCCTG GGATGGCAAAGATCGGGGAGAGGGAGTGGTACTTCTTCGTGCCGCGTGACCGGAAGGCGGGGAGCGGCGGGCGGCCGAACAGGACGACGGAGCGGGGGTTCTGGAAGGCCACGGGCTCCGACAGGGCCATCCGGAGCACCGGCGACCCCAAGCGTGTCATCGGCCTCAAGAAGACACTTGTCTTCTACCAGGGCCGCGCTCCCCGGGGCACAAAGATGGACTGGGTCATGAATGAGTAccgcctccccgacaacggcgcgcCGCCGCCCCAGGAGGACACGGTGCTGTGCAAGGTGTACCGGAAGGCAACGCCGCTCAAGGAGCTCGAGCAAAGAGCCTTTCAGATGGAGGAGATGAAGCAGAGGTCCGGCGGCAACGGTGGGTACGGCTACAGTGGCGCGACCAGAGCGTGCCCGGTCCCGGCAGCCGGCGACTTCTACCTGTCGCAGTCCGACGACGTCCAGGACAACTTcctgatcccctcctcctcctcctcctcgtcgtcgtcggtggCACTATCCGGCAACAGCAGCAGCCACGACGCGCCCAGGGTGGCCAAGGAGGAAGCAGACGTCGCCACGGCCACTGTCGCGTCGACGTCGTCTCTGTCGCAAGCGGCGAACGCCCCCTTCCATCTTCAGCTTCCGGCCGTGAACCCACCCTGCGGCCTCCAGCTACCGGCGGCGAACCATGGGATGTCGAACATGTCCAGCCTACAGCTACCGGCGGCGAGCCAGGGTGTTGTGGACCTGCCCAGCCTGCAGCTCCCGGCGGCGAGCAGCCACGGAGTGTTCGACTGGCTAAATGACCCGTTCCTGACGCAGCTGCGCAGCCCGTGGCAGGACCAGCATTGCATGTCCCCTTACGCCCATCTGCTATACTAG